Below is a genomic region from Dyella terrae.
CAGTTGCGTGCTGCTCTATCAGCCGCCGTTGGGGCAGCTGGCGCGGGAGCGCCTTCAGGTGATGCGCGATACCAATGACGGCTTCCGCATTGCCGAGAAGGACCTTGAGCTGCGCGGTCCGGGCGAAGTCCTGGGTACGCGGCAGACGGGCCAGCTCGCCTTCCGCATCGCCGACCTGTCGCGCGACGCCCATCTGCTGCCCGCCGTGCAACACGTGGGTGAGGTCATGCTGAGCGAGCATCCGCGTCAGGCCGAGGCCCTGATCGAGCGCTGGATCGGCGGCGCGGCCCGCTTTGCCCACGCCTGAGGGCATGGAGAAAGCGTTCGCGTCGCTGCATACTTGACCGTTCCTATGTGAACAAGACGGTTCTTATCCAGCTATGACCAAGCCCCAGCTGCTCATCGATACCGACCCGGGCGTCGACGACGCGCTTGCCATCCTGATGGCGCACGCCCATGCCGATATCGTTGCCTTGAGCATTGCCGCGGGAAACGTCGGCCTGGGTCACACCGTCCGCAACGGGCGGACCTTGATGGACCTGGTCGACGCAAAGGTGCCGGTGTTCGCCGGCTGCCCGTCGCCGCTGGTGCGCGCGCCCGATGAAGATGCCGCGTTCGTGCATGGTACGGATGGTTTTGGCGACATCGGCTTCCCCGAGCCGCGCACGCCGGCGGAACAGGAGCAGGCCGCGCTCGCGCTGCTGCGCCTCACCCGTGAACGTCCGGGTGAACTCACCCTGGTCGCGCTCGCGCCGCTGACCAATCTGGCCCTGGCGCTGCGCCTGGATCCGACGCTGCCGCAGCGTGTGAAGCGCCTGGTGGTGATGGGCGGCGCAGTGACCGGTCATGGCAATACCGGCAATATCCCGGCCGAATTCAATATCGGTTTCGATCCGGAAGCCGCACACGTGGTTTTCGAATCATTCCCGCATTTCGATCTGGTCGACTGGGAAGCCACGCTGCGTCATGCCTTCGATGAGGATGAATTCGACGGCTGGCTTGCCGCAGGTGACAAGCGTGCGACGTTCTTCGGCCAGGTTTTCCGCACGGCGCGCGCATTCAATACCGCGAACGAGCGTCGCGGCATCATTGCCGCCGACGCCCTGGCGATGGCCGTGGCCATCGATCCGACCGTCATCACGCGTAGCGAAGACCGCCACGTGGCCATCGAGCTGGACGGCCGCCTGACCCGCGGCGCCACCGTCGTCGACTGGGCGCGACGCCTGAAGCAGCCGGCCAACGCCCGCATCGTGCTGGACGTGGATCAGGATCGCTTCAAAGCCATGGTTCGCCGGGCCCTGGGTGCTGAAGGCTGAGCCTTCCCGGGGCGGCCATGGCGGGGCAAGTCCCTGTCGGACTTGCCATTGAATTCGATTGGTCGCTATAATGCCGCTCTTTTCACCCACCGCTTTGGTTCAGTTATGAAGCCCGATACCCATCCGAATTATCGCCAGGTGGTGTTCCAGGACCTGTCGTCCGAGTTCGCGTTCCTGACGCGCTCCACGATTACCGCCAAGGAAACCATCAAGTGGGAAGATGGCAATGAGTACCCGCTGATCAAGGTGGATATCTCGAGCCATTCGCACCCGTTCTACACCGGCAAGCAGAAGTCCCTCGACGTCGGCGGCCGCGTGGACAAGTTCCGCCGTCGCTACGCGCAGAAGTAATTCGCGCTGACGGAGCTGGAAACCGGGCGTACGCCTGGGTGCCAGACAGCATGATCGTGGGGCGAGCGCGAGCTCGCCCCACGTTTTTGCGTGTCCGCTATCAGACCATTCGCTAAGGCATGTTCGGCGGGCCAATGTGCGATAATGGCCGGCGTTGCAACGCTGGCCATCCCCCATGGCCGCGTGCTTCTACATTCCCTTGCCGACCCGGCCGTCTTTCGGAGCCGGGTCGGTAGCGACATTAGTGAAGGAGGTCTCCGTGTCCGATACCAAAATCGTCAAGCTGGTGGATGAATCGAGCAATCGCAGCAGCGAACTGCCCCTGCTGAGCGGCACGCTCGGCCCGGCTTGCATCGACATCGCCACCCTGTACAAGGACACGGGTCACTTCACCTACGACCCGGGCTACGGCAGCACCGCCAGCACCAAGAGCGCCATCACCTACATCGACGGCGACAAGGGCGTCCTGCTCTATCGCGGCTACCCGATTGAGCAGCTGGCTGAAAAGTCGAGCTTCCTTGAAACCTCGTACCTGTTGCTCAATGGCGAACTGCCGAGCAAGAGCGAGTTCAACGCGTTCGAACACCAGATCACGCATCACACGATGATGCACGAGTCCCTGAAGGACTTCTTCAAGGGCTTCCACCACGACGCGCACCCGATGGCCATGCTGGCCGCTTCGGTGGCTTCGCTGTCGGCCTTCTATCACGACGACATCAACGTCGATAACGCCGAAGACCGCAAGCTGGCTGCCATCCGCCTGATTGCCAAGATGCCGACCATCGCGGCTGCCTGCTATCGCTACTCGATCGGCTGGCCCTTCCGTTATCCGCGCAACAACCTCGAGTACGTCGATCGCTTCCTGCACATGATGTTCGAAGTGCCGAGCGAGCCGCTCGAGATGAACCCGGTCGCCGCCAAGGCGCTCGACCTGCTGTTCATCCTGCACGCCGACCACGAGCAGAACGCCTCCACCTCGACCGTCCGCCTGGTCGGTTCGACCGGTGCCAACCCGTACGCCTCGATCGCCGCCGGCATCACGGCACTGTGGGGTCCGGCCCATGGTGGCGCGAACGAAGCCGTGCTCAAGATGCTTGAGGAAATCGGCACGGCCGACAAGGTCGACACCGCCGTCAAGCGCGCGAAGGACAAGAACGACAACTTCCGCCTGATGGGTTTCGGCCATCGTGTGTACAAGAACTTCGACCCGCGCGCGAAGATCATCCGTGAGATGTGCCACAAGGTGCTTAACGAGCTGGGCGTCAACGATCCGCTGCTCGACGTGGCGATGAAGCTGGAAGAGGCGGCGCTGAAGGACGACTACTTCGTCGAGCGCAAGCTGTACCCGAACGTCGACTTCTACTCGGGCATCATCTACAAGGCCCTGGGTATCCCGACCGAAATGTTCACCGTGATGTTCGCCATCGCGCGTACCGCCGGCTGGATCGCCCACTGGATCGAGCAACACGAAACGCCGGGATCGCGCATTGGTCGTCCGCGCCAGATCTACACCGGCGCCGACGTGCGCGATTACGTGGCCGTCGACAAGCGTTGATCGCTTCGATCGACGTCATGTCATGAATGAAAACGCCCGGCACATGCCGGGCGTTTTCTTTTGCGGGAACGCAAAGTGTCCGTGGCCCGCATCCCTCGCAACTATTTTCGGCCAAGAGCCCCTGCCAGCTTCTTCTCGAACTCGTCGTCTTCACCTGCCTCGGCGACCAGCGTCTCGACCTGGGTCAGTGATGCGCGTCGCATCGGTCGCTCGTCAACGCGATCCAGGGGTGCTTGTCGCAGGTCATCGCGCGGCATCACCGTCAGGTCGAACGGCAGCCCGTCCGCGGCAAAGAGCAACACGGGGAATTCCGCCTGCTCATCACGGGTGAGGCGCAGGGTGCGTGTCTGGGTTTCGACCGGTACGCCCTGTTCGCGCAGGAACAGGATCACGTCGTCGGGATTGTCGGCGAATACGTGCAGGCAAACCGCCGAGTGGCGATCGGCCGTGCCTTCCAGGACGGCGCCGACAAGGCGAGGCTCGAACTTTCCGAGAAAGCGCATGGCTTCGATTGCCGCTTCGCGCCGCTCCAGCAAAAGCTGGGGTTGGCTGTCGGCATGGAAGATGCGCTGGTGTTCCCGCAAGGCGTCTTCGATTTCGTTGTTGCGCGGCAGCGCCTGCGCATCGTGCACGCCGAGCCGTTCGGCGGCCTTGAGTTTGGCGTGGTGAAAATCGCGGATGCCGTGCTCCGTCATCAGACGTGCGGCTTCCTGGGCGACGCGGAGCCGGTTGCGCTGCAAGCGGTCCTGCGCGTGGATGCGGTGGTGTTCGCCTCGTGCCATGGTTGTCAGGCCTCCTCGGTCGAATGCGGACAAGATCGTCGGGAGCAGCTGAATCGGGTTGAACCCGTCCGGCGCATGAGTTGCGAAGAACTCATGCGCCGGGCATGCAAAGCGACGATCAGAAGATGTCGTACGGCTGCTGCTGGTCGGAATCCTCCTGCTGTTGCGCGGCCTGCTGGCGCAGGCGATCGACGTCCTCCACCTTGAACATCTCCGGCATGCTGTTGCCATCACCTTCGGACGAAGGCAGGCCGCTGGAACGGTTGATCTGCAGCGTGGTGATGCCCGGGGGCATCGGCAGGGTCGAGGAAGGCACGTCCTTCAAGGCGCTTCCCATGTACTGCATCCAGATCGGCAGCGCGGCCTTGGCGCCGAACTCACCGCGACCGAGCGACCGGAAGTCGTCGAAGCCGACCCAGACCGCAGTAGCCAGTTCGCCATCGAAGCCGACAAACCAGGCGTCACGGTGGTCGTTGGTCGAGCCCGTCTTGCCGGCAAGGTCATCGCGTCCCAGGGCCATCGCGGCGGCACCCGTGCCGCGCTTGACGACATCCTGCATCAGCGATGTGACAAGGAAGTCATTGCGCACCTCGATTACCTGGGGTGCCAGCACCGGGGCATGCGCGCCCTCACCATGCTGGTCGGCGGGCAGGGGCGCCTCACCCACGGCGGCTACGCTGCCCGAGGGTGCGGTCGGCGTGCTGCTGGCGGCCACGGCATTGATCGGGGCAATGCTCGCCGCCGGCGGCGGGCCGGGCGGGCGGGTGTCGAGCAGGCGTTCCTGGCAGGTGCGGCAGGCGCGGGCCGGGTTGGCGACGTAGACCGGCTTGCCATCGCGATCATCAATCTCGCTGATGAAGTACGGGGTGACCAGATAACCGCCATTGGCGAACACCGAGTAACCCCGCGCCATGCTCATGGGCGAGACCGAAGCGGTGCCCAGGGCCATCGACAGGTTCTGCGGCAGCGAATCGAGCGGGAAGCCGAAGCGGGTGATGTAGTCACGTGCGTAGCGCACGCCAATGGCGTCCAGGAGGCGCACGGAGACCAGGTTCTTCGACTTCACCAGGGCTTCGCGCAGACGGATCGGGCCGTCGAACTTGTCGTCGTCGTTGGACGGGGTCCACAAGCCGTCCGGTCGCGACGGGTCGGGCAGGGCCAGCGGGGCATCGTTGACGATGGAGGCCGGGGTGAAGCCGCGCTCGAACGCCGCCGAATAGATGTACGGCTTGAAACTGGAGCCCGGCTGGCGCGCAGCCATCACGGCGCGGTTGAACTTGCTGCGCAGGAAGTTGAAGCCGCCGACCAGGGCCTGGACGGATCCGTCCTCGGGGTTGATCGAGGCAACGGCGCCCTGGACGTCCGGGATCTGGGTCAGCTGCCACTCGCCCTCGGCATTGCGCGACAGGCGCACGATGTCGCCCCGCTTGAGGACCGCCGCCACGTTCTTGGGCGCGGCCCCCACGCGGGTTTCGCTGATATAGGGGCGGGCCCAGGCCACGGCGGCCTGATCGAGCTTGATCTCCTGGCGGCTGGGCAGATAGACGGTGGCCTCGTTGGCAGCCACCTGGGTGACGATGCCCGGGGTCATGCCGGAGATATCGGTGTAGCTGGACAGGATTCGGTCCAGTTCCTCGTTGCCGGCATCGGCCTCCAGCTCCTGGTGGCCTTCCGGGCCGCGCCAGCCATGGCGGCGGTCATAGTCGATCAGGCCGGCGCGCAGGGCATCGACGGCAGCCTGCTGGCGGGTGCTCTGGACCGTCGTCTTGATGACGTAGCCTTCGGTCAGGGCGTCGTTGCCCAGGCGATCCAGGGCCTGCAGGCGAACCATTTCGGCCAGGTAAGGGGCGTCCACCTCGATGGGTGGCTCATGCGGGTAGGCGTTGTTCGGCTCGTTGATAGCCTGCTCGTATTCCGCCTGGGTGATATAGCGGTTGTTGAGCATCTGGCCCAGCACCCAGTTGCGGCGGGCGATGGCGCGCTTGGGGTTGTTGAGCGGGTTGACCACCGACGGCAGCTGGAAGGTCGAGGCGATCAGGGCGCACTCGGCCAGGCTCAGCTGGTCCAGGTTCTTGCCGTAGTAGTAGGAGGCGGCAGCGGCCACGCCGTACGAACGGTGGCCCAGGAACATCTTGTTGAGATAGAGCTCCAGGATCTGGTCCTTGGTCAGCTCGTTCTCCATGCGCAGGGCGATGAAGATCTCGGTCAGCTTGCGCGAATACAACTTCTCGGGGCTGAGGAAGAAGTTACGCGCAACCTGTTGGGTAATGGTCGACCCACCGGGACCCTTGTCACCTCCGGAAACCACCACGTGCCAGCCGGCACGGGCGATGCCGTGCCAGTCCACGCCGGGGTGGTTGTAGAAGTCCGAGTCCTCGGCCGACAGCACCGCGTGCTTCAGTCGCTCGGGTACCTGGCTTATGGTGACGGGGATGCGCCGGGTCTCACCGAAGCTCGCAATGAGCTTGCCATCGGCGCTAAGTACCCTGAGCGGCACCTGCATGTGGTAATCCTTCAGGGCGGCAACTGAAGGCATCCGGGGGGAGACGAGCCAGTACGCCACACCGACCGCGGCTATCGCCAGCAGTAATCCGGTGAAAGCAAGGATCAGCACCCAGCGCAGCAAACGCTTAAGAATTTGCATGGTGTGGATATTGCGAGACCTGAGTCAAAACACTGCAGAGTATAGATGTAGCAGTATCTGCAGAACGGGCCGGGGCCGACGCTTTCTGAACGGATCGAGCAAAAAACAGGCCATGGGGCGATGGCTGCAAGTGTGCATGCCGTCACGCCAAAGAGTCGAGAAAGTTGTCGTAGGCCGTTGCCAATACGTTAATTTTTGGATTTAATGCCGACGCACACCAGCCCGCTAGAGGCGTCGGTGTATAGGGGCAAGGGGGAAAATCGTGGGGCTTTTTACACCCAAGAAGCCGCCGCTGGTGGGCGTCGATATCAGTTCGACGGCCGTCAAGCTGCTGCAGCTCAGCCAGTCCGGCGGACGCTATCGCGTAGAACACTACGCGGTCGAGCCGCTGCCCCCCAATGCGGTGGTCGAAAAGAACATCGTCGAAGTCGAGGCGGTGGGCGAAGCCATTCGACGCGCCCTGGCGCGCTCGGGCTCAAAGCTCAAGCATGCCTCGGCGGCGGTGGCCGGTTCGGCCGTGATCACTCGCGTGATCCCGATGTCGGCCGACCTGTCCGATGATGACCTCGAAGGTCAGATCCAGGTCGAAGCCAACCAGTACATCCCGTACCCGATCGAGGAAGTCAGTCTCGACTTCGAAGTCCTCGGTCCGGTCCGCGACAACCCCGAGATGAACAACGTCCTCCTTGCGGCTTCCCGCACGGAGAACGTGGACATGCGCG
It encodes:
- a CDS encoding nucleoside hydrolase, coding for MTKPQLLIDTDPGVDDALAILMAHAHADIVALSIAAGNVGLGHTVRNGRTLMDLVDAKVPVFAGCPSPLVRAPDEDAAFVHGTDGFGDIGFPEPRTPAEQEQAALALLRLTRERPGELTLVALAPLTNLALALRLDPTLPQRVKRLVVMGGAVTGHGNTGNIPAEFNIGFDPEAAHVVFESFPHFDLVDWEATLRHAFDEDEFDGWLAAGDKRATFFGQVFRTARAFNTANERRGIIAADALAMAVAIDPTVITRSEDRHVAIELDGRLTRGATVVDWARRLKQPANARIVLDVDQDRFKAMVRRALGAEG
- a CDS encoding type B 50S ribosomal protein L31; amino-acid sequence: MKPDTHPNYRQVVFQDLSSEFAFLTRSTITAKETIKWEDGNEYPLIKVDISSHSHPFYTGKQKSLDVGGRVDKFRRRYAQK
- a CDS encoding citrate synthase — translated: MSDTKIVKLVDESSNRSSELPLLSGTLGPACIDIATLYKDTGHFTYDPGYGSTASTKSAITYIDGDKGVLLYRGYPIEQLAEKSSFLETSYLLLNGELPSKSEFNAFEHQITHHTMMHESLKDFFKGFHHDAHPMAMLAASVASLSAFYHDDINVDNAEDRKLAAIRLIAKMPTIAAACYRYSIGWPFRYPRNNLEYVDRFLHMMFEVPSEPLEMNPVAAKALDLLFILHADHEQNASTSTVRLVGSTGANPYASIAAGITALWGPAHGGANEAVLKMLEEIGTADKVDTAVKRAKDKNDNFRLMGFGHRVYKNFDPRAKIIREMCHKVLNELGVNDPLLDVAMKLEEAALKDDYFVERKLYPNVDFYSGIIYKALGIPTEMFTVMFAIARTAGWIAHWIEQHETPGSRIGRPRQIYTGADVRDYVAVDKR
- a CDS encoding penicillin-binding protein 1A → MQILKRLLRWVLILAFTGLLLAIAAVGVAYWLVSPRMPSVAALKDYHMQVPLRVLSADGKLIASFGETRRIPVTISQVPERLKHAVLSAEDSDFYNHPGVDWHGIARAGWHVVVSGGDKGPGGSTITQQVARNFFLSPEKLYSRKLTEIFIALRMENELTKDQILELYLNKMFLGHRSYGVAAAASYYYGKNLDQLSLAECALIASTFQLPSVVNPLNNPKRAIARRNWVLGQMLNNRYITQAEYEQAINEPNNAYPHEPPIEVDAPYLAEMVRLQALDRLGNDALTEGYVIKTTVQSTRQQAAVDALRAGLIDYDRRHGWRGPEGHQELEADAGNEELDRILSSYTDISGMTPGIVTQVAANEATVYLPSRQEIKLDQAAVAWARPYISETRVGAAPKNVAAVLKRGDIVRLSRNAEGEWQLTQIPDVQGAVASINPEDGSVQALVGGFNFLRSKFNRAVMAARQPGSSFKPYIYSAAFERGFTPASIVNDAPLALPDPSRPDGLWTPSNDDDKFDGPIRLREALVKSKNLVSVRLLDAIGVRYARDYITRFGFPLDSLPQNLSMALGTASVSPMSMARGYSVFANGGYLVTPYFISEIDDRDGKPVYVANPARACRTCQERLLDTRPPGPPPAASIAPINAVAASSTPTAPSGSVAAVGEAPLPADQHGEGAHAPVLAPQVIEVRNDFLVTSLMQDVVKRGTGAAAMALGRDDLAGKTGSTNDHRDAWFVGFDGELATAVWVGFDDFRSLGRGEFGAKAALPIWMQYMGSALKDVPSSTLPMPPGITTLQINRSSGLPSSEGDGNSMPEMFKVEDVDRLRQQAAQQQEDSDQQQPYDIF